Proteins found in one Canis aureus isolate CA01 chromosome 19, VMU_Caureus_v.1.0, whole genome shotgun sequence genomic segment:
- the NBEAL2 gene encoding neurobeachin-like protein 2 isoform X4 yields MAASERLYELWLLYYAQKDLGYLQQWLKAFVGAFEKSISLSSLEPRRPDEAGAEVPLLPPDALHVLAEQLDEGDLEQALVLLKLFIILCRNPENVEAGWGQVLVPRVLALLRKLSTELKGAPGSQEGQGPQLESVALHALLLCEGLFDPYQTWRRQHSGEVISSREKSKYKFPPAALPSEFGAFFQESLQDADGLPPMLLLRLVHLFGAVLAGGKENGQMAVSAGSVQGLLGVVRGWDHGPAQDPRLVPLALEALVGAVHVLHASRTPPRGPELRTLLEGYFRILNADWPAGPSPGPEEALVTLRVSMLDAIPRMLVCEDRPVLQATFLSNNCFEHLTRLIQNSKVLDQDTDAIAVHVVRVLTCIMSGSPSAKEVFKERIGFPHLHEVLQSHGPPTHRLLQELLNMAVEGDHSVCPPPPILNEQPVLMLMQWLPALPTAELRLFLAQRLRWLCDSCPASRATCVQAGLVGHLLETLGAGAALGAHCQEQLLALLQALGRVSLRPLELRCLLRAPAGLDSGPAGAEAGNARHAGAVIRALSGMARHQGGARALHYFDLTPGMAGIMVPPVQRWPGPGFTFHAWLCLHPVAAAPGPAPSRPPQRKQLYSFFTSSGSGFEAFFTAAGTLVVAVCTRKEYLTMSLPEVSFADSAWHCVAIVHVPGRRPFSQNLVHVYKDGQLVQTAPLRCPSLSEPFSSCCIGSAGHRTTTTTTGPPTPPVPAALAHAHPSFSRSQSVPATAGLGWGSGLVAPLQEGTISSTLAGTQDTRWGSPTSLEGELGTIVIFHEALPPAALRALFTLGPNEVAPFKPESELHELSTKLLLHYSPQACRNNICLDLSPGHGLDGRLTGHRVETWDVKDVVTCVGGMAALLPLLERVASQPQEAEAGPAETHDLVGPELTSGHNTQGLLLPLGKSSVEVRMERNAVAAFLLMLRNFLQGHAVNQESLVQCQGPAIIGALLRKVPSWAMDMNVLMSAQLLMEQVAAEGSGPLLYLLYQHLLFNFHLWSPSDFAVRLGHIQYMSSIVREHRQKLRKKYGVQFILDALRTHYSPQREHPLAADDVHTVQTSLLGLVRELLVRSSATDDMQVVLSFLVAAGDDGQVVGALDLLLALLQGSPAQESLAIFLLEQGNLEVLLALLVQPRSLPLLPDRVCKILRKLQQNERLPERSRQRLRLREYSLQGLIACLPEGAASPQLCQGLYKLFLGADCVNLSDLLAVVQLSLQADLSVRLDVCRQLFHLIYGQPDIVRLLARQAGWQDVLTRLYVLEATTVASPLPFSPEPALCKPPTESPETSDVFLPSETPSPDPDTFYHALSPFCIPFDLGLERASVGSCNTAGGGGGSGSGTLTPASQPGTPSPLDGPRPFPVAHGRHSSSLSNVLEDGSLPEPTTSGDDASNASNPQQTSEEELCNLLTNVLFSVTWRGVEGSDEAAWRERGQVFSVLTQLGASATLVRPPDCIKRSLLEMMLESALTDIKEAPVGVLASLTQQALWLLRLLQDFLCAEGHGNQELWSEKLFEGVCSLLDRLGAWPHLANGTADLREMAQIGLRLVLGYILLEDPQLHAQAYVKLHSLLQTTVPMRREEACYVLSKLEAALARALNTSPSKTTTQDKESPSAAAAATERCSWLVPLVRTLLDRAYGPLGLQWGLPSLPPTNGSPTFFEDFQAFCATPEWRHFIDKQVQPTMSQFEMDTYAKSHDLMSGFWNACYDTLMSSGQRRQRERTQGRRAFQELVLEPAQRRVRLEGLRYGAAVKQQAAQQSTALLHWGALWRQLSSPCGAWALRDPPVPRWKLSSAETYSRMRLKLVPNHHFNPHLEASALRDNLGEGPLTPTEEASLPLAVTKEAKVSTLPEELQEDQLSEEELAALEKAMQAVELDEQHEKLVLSAECQLVTVVAVIPGLLEITTQHVYFYDGSAERVETEEGIGHDFRRPLTQLREVHLRRFNLRRSALELFFIDQANYFLNFPCKVGGAIASSPCQAPRPQPYPIPPHTQVRNQMYSLLLRLRPPAQGYLSSRSPQEMLRASGLTQKWVQREISNFEYLMQLNTIAGRTYNDLSQYPVFPWVLQDYVSPTLDLSNPAVFRDLSKPIGVVNPKHAQLVREKYESFEDPAGTIDKFHYGTHYSNAAGVMHYLIRVEPFTSLHVQLQSGRFDCSDRQFHSVAAAWQARLESPADVKELIPEFFYFPDFLENQNGFDLGCLQLTNEKVGDVVLPPWASSPEDFIQQHRQALESEYVSAHLHEWIDLIFGYKQRGPAAEEALNVFYYCTYEGAVDLDHVVDERERKALEGIISNFGQTPCQLLKEPHPARLSAEEAAQRLARLDTNSPSIFQHLDQLKAFFAEVISEGVPLVLAVVPHRQSHSFTIQGSSDLLVTVSASGLLGIHNWLPYDRNINNYFSFNKDPTIGNPKMQRLLSGPWVPESGVSGQALAVAPDAKLLFSGGHWDGSLRVTALPRGKLLKQLNRHLDVVTCLALDTCGIYLISGSRDTTCMVWRLLQEGGLSVGLASKPVQVLYGHEAAVSCVAINTELDMAVSGSEDGTVIIHTVRRGQFVAALRPPGATLPGPVFHLALGSEGHIVVQSSARERVGAQVTYSLHLYSVNGKLRASLPLVEQPTALAVTEDFVLLGTAQCALHILHLNKLLPAAPPLPMKVPIRSVAVTKERSHVLVGLEDGKLIVVGAGQPSEARSSQFARKLWRSSRRISQVSSGETEYNPGEAR; encoded by the exons aAGGACCTGGGCTACTTGCAGCAGTGGCTAAAGGCCTTTGTGGGTGCCTTCGAGAAAAGCATCTCCCTGTCCTCTCTGGAGCCACGCAG ACCAGATGAGGCGGGCGCAGAGGTGCCGCTGCTGCCACCAGACGCACTGCATGTGCTGGCAGAGCAGCTGGACGAGGGGGACCTGGAGCAAGCCCTGGTGCTGCTTAAGCTCTTCATCATTCTCTGCAG GAACCCAGAGAACGTGGAGGCGGGCTGGGGCCAGGTGTTGGTGCCCCGGGTGCTGGCTTTGCTGAGGAAGCTGTCAACCGAG CTGAAAGGAGCCCCAGGATCGCAGGAGGGCCAGGGGCCGCAGCTGGAGAGCGTGGCCCTGCACGCCCTGCTCCTCTGCGAGGGCCTCTTTGACCCCTACCAGACCTGGCGGCGCCAGCACAGTGG ggaagtCATCAGTTCCAGGGAGAAGAGCAAATACAAGTTCCCTCCGGCTGCTTTGCCCAGTGAATTTGGAGCCTTCTTCCAAG AGAGCCTGCAGGATGCAGATGGCTTGCCTCCCATGCTGCTGTTGCGTCTCGTCCATCTCTTTGGTGCTGTCCTTGCGGGAGGGAAG GAGAACGGGCAGATGGCTGTGAGCGCTGGCTCTGTGCAGGGCCTGTTGGGTGTGGTACGGGGCTGGGACCATGGGCCAGCCCAGGACCCCCGCCTAGTGCCCCTGGCGCTGGAGGCACTCGTGGGGGCAGTACATGTCCTGCATGCCAGCCGCACACCCCCTCGTGGGCCAGAGCTCCGCACCCTGCTTGAGGGCTACTTCCGCATCCTTAATGCCGACTGGCCAGCGGGCCCAAGCCCAGGCCCTGAAGAGGCCCTTGTCACCCTACGGGTCAGCATGCTCG ACGCCATCCCCAGGATGCTGGTATGTGAGGACCGGCCGGTGCTACAGGCCACCTTCCTCAGCAACAATTGCTTCGAACACCTGACTCGCCTCATCCAGAACAGCAAG GTATTGGACCAGGACACAGATGCCATTGCAGTGCACGTGGTCAGGGTCCTGACCTGCATCATGAGCGGCTCCCCCTCAGCCAAG GAGGTGTTTAAAGAGCGCATCGGCTTCCCTCACCTGCACGAGGTTCTGCAGAGCCACGGTCCCCCCACGCACCGGCTGCTACAGGAGCTACTCAACATG GCTGTGGAGGGCGACCACAGCGTATGTCCGCCGCCACCAATCCTCAACGAGCAGCCGGTACTGATGCTGATGCAGTGGCTGCCGGCGCTGCCCACGGCGGAGCTGCGGCTCTTCCTCGCACAACGCCTTCGGTGGCTCTGTGACAGCTGCCCTGCCAGCAGGGCCACGTGCGTGCAGGCAGGCCTGGTGGGCCACCTGCTGGAGACACTCGGCGCGGGGGCAGCCTTGGGGGCCCACTGCCAGGAGCAGCTGTTGGCATTGCTGCAAGCGCTGGGCCGCGTGTCTCTAAGGCCCCTGGAGCTGCGCTGCCTGCTACGCGCCCCCGCAGGACTGGACTCCGGGCCGGCTGGGGCCGAGGCCGGGAACGCCAGACACGCCGGTGCCGTCATCCGCGCGTTATCGGGCATGGCCCGGCACCAGGGCGGCGCGCGCGCCCTACACTACTTCGACCTGACGCCCGGCATGGCGGGTATCATGGTGCCGCCCGTGCAGCGATGGCCGGGACCCGGCTTCACCTTCCACGCCTGGCTCTGTCTGCACCCCGTGGCCGCGGCCCCTGGCCCGGCCCCCTCCCGGCCACCCCAGCGAAAGCAGCTGTACAG CTTCTTCACCAGCAGCGGCTCGGGGTTTGAGGCCTTCTTCACAGCAGCCGGGACGCTCGTGGTGGCCGTGTGTACCCGGAAGGAGTACTTGACCATGAGCCTGCCTGAGGTGTCCTTTGCCGACTCTGCCTGG CACTGTGTGGCCATCGTCCATGTGCCTGGGCGCCGGCCCTTCAGCCAAAACCTGGTCCACGTCTACAAAGATGGCCAGCTGGTCCAGACAGCGCCCCTTCGCTGCCCCTCTCTCAGTGAG CCTTTCTCCTCCTGCTGCATCGGCTCCGCTGGGCACCGCACAACGACCACCACCACGGGGCCACCCACGCCACCGGTCCCTGCTGCCCTGGCTCACGCGCATCCCTCCTTTTCCCGCTCCCAGTCAGTCCCAGCCACCGCAGGGCTTGGCTGGGGGTCTGGACTGGTGGCCCCCCTGCAGGAGGGCACCATCAGCTCCACCCTTGCAGGCACACAGGACACTCGGTGGGGCAGCCCCACATCCCTGGAGGGGGAGCTAGGGACCATAGTCATCTTCCATGAAGCGCTGCCGCCAGCGGCCCTGCGGGCCCTGTTCACCTTGG ggcCCAATGAGGTGGCACCCTTCAAGCCCGAGAGTGAGCTGCATGAGCTTAGCACCAAGCTGCTCCTCCATTACTCACCTCAG gcctgtAGGAATAACATCTGCCTGGACCTGTCCCCTGGCCATGGGCTGGATGGCCGCCTGACGGGCCACAGGGTGGAGACCTGGGACgtgaag GACGTGGTGACTTGTGTGGGAGGCATGGCTGCCCTGTTGCCCCTGCTGGAGCGAGTGGCCTCACAGCCCCAAGAGGCCGAGGCAGGTCCAGCCGAGACACATGACCTTGTGGGGCCTGAACTGACCTCTGGCCACAATacccagggcctgcttctcccactgggCAAGTCCTCAG TAGAGGTGCGCATGGAGAGGAATGCCGTGGCTGCCTTTCTGCTGATGCTGCGGAACTTCCTGCAGGGCCATGCTGTGAACCAGGAGAGCCTGGTGCAGTGCCAGGGGCCTGCCATCATTGGGGCCCTCCTGCGTAAG GTTCCCAGCTGGGCCATGGACATGAACGTGCTCATGTCTGCCCAGCTGCTGATGGAGCAGGTGGCAGCAGAGGGCAGTGGGCCCCTCCTGTACCTGCTCTACCAGCATTTGCTCTTCAACTTCCACCTCTGGAGCCCCAGTGACTTTGCCGTGCGCCTTG GCCACATCCAGTACATGTCTAGCATAGTCCGGGAACACAGACAGAAGCTGCGGAAGAAGTATGGGGTTCAGTTCATCCTGGATGCGCTGCGCACCCACTACAG CCCACAGCGGGAGCACCCCCTAGCGGCTGACGATGTGCACACCGTGCAGACCTCACTCCTTGGCCTGGTGCGGGAGTTGCTGGTTCGGAGCTCTGCCACTGATGACATGCAGGTTGTGCTTAGCTTTCTGGTGGCTGCAGGTGATGATGGCCAG GTGGTGGGTGCTCTGGACCTGCTACTGGCACTGCTGCAGGGCTCACCAGCACAGGAGTCTCTGGCCATCTTCCTGTTGGAGCAAGGGAACCTGGAGGTCTTGCTGGCTCTGCTAGTGCAGCCGAGGTCACTGCCCCTGCTGCCCGACCGAGTCTGCAAG atcCTGCGCAAACTGCAGCAGAATGAGCGCTTACCTGAGCGGAGCCGTCAGCGGCTTCGGCTGCGAGAATACAGTCTCCAGGGTCTCATTGCCTGCCTGCCAGAGGGGGCTGCCTCCCCCCAGCTCTGCCAGGGCCTCTACAAGCTGTTCCTGGGGGCAG ATTGCGTGAACCTCTCTGATCTCTTGGCCGTGGTGCAGCTATCCCTCCAAGCCGACCTCAGCGTCCGCCTGGACGTTTGTCGCCAG CTCTTCCACCTCATCTATGGACAGCCAGACATAGTGCGGCTGCTGGCCCGACAGGCTGGCTGGCAGGATGTGCTGACCCGGCTGTACGTCCTGGAGGCCACCACAGTTGCCAgtcccctgcccttctccccagaGCCAGCCCTATGCAAGCCACCCACCGAGTCACCTGAGACTTCGGATGTCTTCTTGCCCTCAGAGacccccagccctgaccctgACACCTTTTATCACGCTCTCTCCCCATTTTGTATACCCTTTGACCTGGGCCTGGAACGGGCCAGCGTGGGTTCATGCAACACTGCCGGCGGGGGTGGTGGCAGCGGCAGTGGGACTCTtactccagccagccagcctggcACACCGTCCCCGCTGGACGGGCCCCGGCCCTTCCCTGTTGCCCACGGCCGCCATAGCTCCAGTCTCTCCAATGTGCTGGAGGATGGCAGCCTCCCGGAGCCCACCACCAGTGGGGATGATGCCTCAAATGCCAGCAACCCTCAG CAAACCTCTGAGGAGGAGTTGTGCAACCTGCTCACCAACGTGCTGTTCTCGGTGACATGGCGTGGTGTGGAAGGCAGTGATGAGGCCGCCTGGCGGGAGCGCGGCCAGGTGTTCTCGGTGCTCACCCAGCTGGGGGCCTCTGCTACGCTTGTGCGGCCACCGGACTGCATCAAGCGCAG cctcctggagATGATGCTTGAATCAGCCCTGACCGACATCAAAGAGGCCCCCGTTGGAGTCCTGGCCAGCCTTACCCAGCAGGCGCTTTGGCTGCTGCGCCTGCTGCAGGACTTCCTGTGCGCAGAGGGCCACGGTAACCAGGAGCTGTGGAGTGAGAAG CTCTTTGAAGGAGTGTGCAGCCTGCTTGACCGCCTGGGagcctggcctcacctggccaaTGGCACAGCGGATCTCCGAGAGATGGCACAGATTGGCCTGCGCCTAGTGCTTGGCTACATCCTGCTGGAGGACCCACAG CTGCACGCCCAGGCCTATGTGAAGCTGCACTCACTGCTGCAGACCACAGTGCCCATGCGGCGGGAAGAGGCCTGCTATGTGCTGTCTAAGCTGGAAGCGGCCCTGGCGCGGGCGCTGAACACCTCCCCCTCAAAAACGACCACCCAGGACAAGGAGTCCCCAAGTGCAGCTGCTGCTGCCACTGAACGCTGCTCGTGGCTGGTACCTCTGGTGCGGACGCTGCTGGACCGTGCCTATGGGCCGCTGGGGCTCCAGTGGGGACTGCCTTCCCTGCCACCCACCAACGGTAGCCCCACCTTCTTTGAGGACTTCCAGGCCTTTTGTGCCACACCTGAATGGCGCCACTTCATCGATAAGCAG GTACAACCCACCATGTCGCAGTTCGAGATGGACACGTACGCGAAGAGCCACGACCTCATGTCGGGCTTCTGGAACGCCTGCTACGACACGCTCATGAGTAGTGGACAGCGGCGCCAGCGGGAGCGGACACAGGGCCGCCGGGCCTTCCAG gagctgGTGCTGGAACCCGCGCAGAGGCGGGTGCGCCTGGAAGGGCTGCGCTACGGGGCCGCGGTGAAGCAGCAGGCAGCGCAGCAGTCCACCGCCCTGCTGCACTGGGGGGCGCTGTGGCGGCAGCTCTCCAGCCCCTGTGGGGCCTGGGCCCTGAg GGACCCACCTGTTCCGCGCTGGAAGCTGTCCAGCGCCGAGACGTACTCGCGCATGCGTCTGAAGCTAGTGCCCAACCACCACTTCAACCCGCACCTGGAAGCCAGCGCTCTGCGGGACAACCTGG GTGAGGGCCCCCTGACACCTACAGAGGAGGCCTCGCTGCCTCTAGCGGTGACCAAGGAGGCCAAAGTCAGCACTCTACCCGAGGAGCTGCAGGAAGACCAGCTGAGCGAGGAAGAGCTGGCTGCGCTAGAGAAAGC GATGCAGGCAGTGGAACTGGATGAGCAACATGAGAAGCTGGTGCTTTCAGCCGAGTGTCAGCTGGTCACGGTGGTGGCTGTGATCCCAGGGCTGCTGGAGATCACCACACAGCACGTGTACTTCTATGATGGCAGCGCCGAGCGTGTGGAAACGGAGGAGG GCATCGGCCACGACTTCCGGCGCCCGCTCACGCAGCTGCGAGAGGTCCACCTGCGCCGCTTCAACCTGCGCCGCTCAGCACTCGAGCTCTTCTTCATTGATCAAGCCAACTACTTCCTCAACTTCCCGTGCAAGGTGGGCGGGGCCATAGCCTCGTCTCCttgccaggcccccaggccccaaccctaccccatcccaccccacaccCAGGTACGGAACCAGATGTATTCGTTGCTCCTGCGCCTACGACCCCCGGCCCAAGGCTACCTAAGCAGCCGCTCCCCCCAGGAGATGCTGCGTGCCTCCGGCCTCACCCAG aAATGGGTACAGCGTGAGATTTCCAACTTCGAGTACTTGATGCAACTCAACACCATTGCGGGGCGGACCTACAATGACCTGTCTCAGTACCCTGTG TTCCCCTGGGTCCTGCAGGACTACGTGTCCCCAACTTTGGACCTCAGCAACCCGGCCGTCTTCCGCGACCTGTCCAAGCCCATCGGTGTGGTGAATCCCAAGCACGCCCAACTCGTGAGGGAGAA GTACGAGAGCTTCGAGGACCCAGCGGGCACCATTGACAAGTTCCACTATGGCACCCACTATTCCAACGCCGCAGGCGTGATGCACTACCTCATCCGCGTGGAACCCTTCACCTCCCTGCATGTCCAGCTGCAGAGTGGCCG CTTTGACTGCTCCGACCGACAGTTCCACTCAGTGGCAGCAGCCTGGCAGGCCCGCCTGGAGAGCCCTGCTGATGTGAAGGAGCTCATCCCAGAGTTCTTCTACTTCCCCGACTTCCTGGAAAACCAGAATG GCTTCGACTTGGGCTGCCTCCAGCTGACCAACGAGAAGGTGGGCGACGTGGTGCTGCCTCCGTGGGCCAGCTCTCCTGAGGACTTCATCCAGCAGCACCGCCAGGCTCTG gagtcAGAGTATGTGTCTGCCCACCTGCATGAGTGGATTGACCTCATCTTTGGCTACAAGCAGCGGGGCCCAGCTGCGGAAGAAGCCCTCAACGTCTTCTATTACTGCACCTATGAGG GGGCCGTGGACCTGGACCACGTGGTGGATGAGCGGGAACGGAAGGCTCTGGAGGGCATCATCAGTAATTTCGGGCAGACTCCCTGTCAGCTGCTAAAG GAGCCACATCCAGCTCGGCTGTCAGCCGAGGAAGCAGCCCAACGCCTTGCACGTCTGGACACTAACTCGCCTAGCATCTTCCAACACCTGGACCAGCTCAAGGCCTTCTTTGCAGAG GTCATCAGTGAAGGCGTGCCCCTGGTGCTGGCCGTGGTCCCCCACCGGCAGTCCCACTCTTTCACCATCCAGGGCTCCTCAGATCTGTTG GTGACTGTGAGTGCCAGTGGGCTGCTGGGCATCCACAACTGGTTGCCCTATGACCGTAACATAAACAACTACTTCAGCTTcaacaaagaccccaccatagGCAACCCCAA GATGCAACGACTGCTGAGTGGCCCGTGGGTGCCGGAAAGTGGCGTGAGTGGGCAAGCCCTGGCAGTGGCCCCCGACGCAAAGCTGCTGTTCAGTGGTGGCCACTGGGATGGCAGCCTGCGAGTGACTGCACTGCCCCGGGGCAAGCTGTTGAAGCAACTCAACCGTCACCTTG ACGTGGTGACCTGCCTTGCACTGGACACCTGTGGCATCTACCTCATCTCAGGCTCCCGGGACACCACGTGCATGGTGTGGCGGCTCCTGCAGGAG ggtggcCTCTCTGTGGGACTGGCGTCAAAGCCCGTGCAGGTCCTCTATGGGCATGAGGCTGCAGTAAGCTGTGTGGCCATCAACACTGAACTCGACATGGCTGTATCGGGATCtgag GATGGAACTGTGATCATCCACACTGTACGCCGTGGCCAGTTTGTGGCAGCACTACGGCCCCCGGGGGCCACATTACCCGGACCCGTGTTCCATCTGGCGCTGGGGTCTGAGGGCCACATTGTGGTACAGAGCTCGGCGCGGGAGCGTGTGGGGGCTCAG GTCACCTACTCCTTGCACCTGTACTCCGTGAATGGGAAGTTACGGGCTTCACTGCCCCTGGTAGAGCAGCCCACAGCCCTGGCGGTGACAGAGGACTTTGTTCTGCTGGGCACAGCCCAGTGTGCCCTGCACATCCTCCACCTGAACAA ACTGCTCCCGGCGGCGCCCCCCCTTCCCATGAAGGTGCCCATCCGCAGCGTGGCAGTGACCAAGGAGCGCAGCCACGTGCTCGTGGGCCTGGAGGACGGCAAGCTGATTGTCGTGGGCGCGGGGCAGCCCTCCGAG GCGCGCAGCAGCCAGTTCGCGCGGAAGCTGTGGCGGTCCTCCAGGCGCATCTCGCAGGTGTCCTCGGGGGAGACGGAGTACAACCCGGGAGAGGCGCGCTGA